The segment GTGGATTCTATGTTAACCAAAGATGGTTAAGTGGAGTATTGACGAACTTAAAAACAATAAAAGGTAGAGTAAAGAAATTAAAAGAACTTGAAGACATGGATGCAAGTGGAGAATTAGATAATTCATACACTAAAAAAGAAGCAACATTACTAAGAAAAGAAATGTCAAAATTAGAAAAAAATGTTGGTGGAATTAAAGAAATGCATAAATTACCTGCTGCATTATTTGTATTAGACATAAAAAAAGAATTTTTAGCACTAGAAGAAGCAGCTAAATTAGGAATACCAGTTATAGCATTAGTAGATACAAATGTACACCTGCTTCTAATAATT is part of the Oceanivirga salmonicida genome and harbors:
- the rpsB gene encoding 30S ribosomal protein S2 gives rise to the protein GFYVNQRWLSGVLTNLKTIKGRVKKLKELEDMDASGELDNSYTKKEATLLRKEMSKLEKNVGGIKEMHKLPAALFVLDIKKEFLALEEAAKLGIPVIALVDTNVHLLLII